Proteins encoded in a region of the Vibrio ponticus genome:
- a CDS encoding ABC transporter ATP-binding protein, translating into MLRLTDLCKGYVDGGEFHPVLQGAELTLSQGQQIALMGESGSGKSTLLNLIAGLDVVDSGEIEFPHFLMHQESESNRTAYRRNNIGLIFQQFNLLPTLNIADNIRFCRQLKGLPEDQGLWRQILSALDLMPLLGRYPEEVSGGQQQRAAIARALYMEPKLLLADEPTGSLDERNAEAVMRLLTSLTRQLECTLLLVTHSEKVALHMEGRIRLQGGQLHVMARN; encoded by the coding sequence AGGCTATGTAGATGGCGGTGAATTTCACCCAGTTCTACAAGGTGCTGAGTTAACATTATCGCAAGGGCAGCAAATCGCTTTAATGGGTGAGAGCGGCTCAGGTAAGAGTACACTTCTCAATTTGATTGCTGGCCTTGATGTGGTGGACTCTGGTGAGATTGAATTTCCACACTTTCTCATGCATCAAGAATCTGAGAGCAATCGCACCGCTTATCGCCGCAATAATATCGGTCTTATCTTTCAACAGTTCAATTTACTTCCTACTTTGAATATCGCTGACAATATTCGTTTTTGTCGCCAGTTGAAAGGCTTGCCTGAGGACCAAGGTTTGTGGCGTCAAATCTTATCTGCACTCGATTTAATGCCTTTATTAGGCCGCTACCCGGAAGAAGTGTCGGGTGGTCAGCAACAACGTGCGGCGATCGCGCGCGCTCTTTATATGGAGCCTAAACTGTTACTGGCTGATGAGCCTACGGGTAGCTTGGATGAACGCAATGCTGAAGCGGTAATGCGTTTGTTAACGTCACTCACTCGCCAACTTGAATGTACTCTATTGCTGGTAACGCACAGTGAAAAAGTGGCGTTGCACATGGAAGGGCGTATTCGTCTGCAAGGGGGACAGCTTCATGTTATGGCCCGTAATTAA